The genomic interval ATCCCGCAGGTCCGCCACCAATAATTACAACATCAAAAATCTCATCATTCATTCGTCTTTGTACCTCCATCTTTCAAAAAATTTTCGTCATAATTTATGAATATCATGCGAAAAATCGTTAGACAAAATTTCATCGGATTTTCGTCTTGCAAACCGATTAAGAAAACGTGTAAATTTTAATTATGATGAAAGAAGGAACACAAATTATACTCATTGGCGATCGGGTTTTGATCGATCCGGAACCTGACGACAACAAGACGCCGAGCGGTCTTTATCTCCCTCCGGGCGTTAAGGAAAAAGAAAAGGTTCAGGGCGGATACGTCGTTAAAACCGGGCCCGGATTTCCACTTCCTTTCGACAATGATCTCGACGAACAGCCATGGGAAGAAGAAAAGAGCTACGAACCGCGGTATGTTCCGCTTCAGGCAGAGGAAGGCGATTACGCAATTTTCCTAAGAAAAGCCGCCATCGAAATCGAAATCGAGAATAAAAAATATCTCATCGTTTCACATTCCTCCATTCTTATGCTGATGAGAGATGGATATCTGGAATAAATTTTCCGGAAATTTTCAGCCCTTCTGCTTGAACACCCAAACCGACTTTAAATAATCCTTGATTGTTTATTTATCAGCGTGTACATTACTTACGAATATCGTCAACATATTATGATATCGTAAACACACCCAGAGAAAAGATCGGTAAAAAGGTGATACAAGTGATGACAACAAAGAAACAGCAGATAGCT from Candidatus Marinimicrobia bacterium CG08_land_8_20_14_0_20_45_22 carries:
- a CDS encoding chaperonin, whose amino-acid sequence is MKEGTQIILIGDRVLIDPEPDDNKTPSGLYLPPGVKEKEKVQGGYVVKTGPGFPLPFDNDLDEQPWEEEKSYEPRYVPLQAEEGDYAIFLRKAAIEIEIENKKYLIVSHSSILMLMRDGYLE